A single window of Oreochromis aureus strain Israel breed Guangdong linkage group 7, ZZ_aureus, whole genome shotgun sequence DNA harbors:
- the snrpd3l gene encoding small nuclear ribonucleoprotein D3 polypeptide, like → MSIGVPIKVLHEAEGHIVTCETNTGEVYRGKLIEAEDNMNCQMSNITVTYRDGRVAQLEQVYIRGSKIRFLILPDMLKNAPMLKSMKNKNQGSGAGRGKAAILKAQVAARGRGRGGMGRGNIFQKRR, encoded by the exons ATGTCCATCGGCGTTCCAATCAAGGTCCTGCATGAGGCAGAAGGCCACATTGTGACCTGTGAGACCAACACTGGAGAGGTTTACAGAGGCAAGCTGATCGAAGCAGAGGACAACATGAACTGCCAG ATGTCTAATATCACGGTGACTTATCGGGATGGCCGCGTGGCACAGCTGGAGCAAGTTTACATCCGTGGCAGCAAAATCCGCTTTCTGATTTTACCCGATATGTTAAAAAATGCTCCTATGCTGAAGAGTATGAAGAACAAGAACCAGGGATCTGGTGCAGGAAGGGGCAAGGCAGCTATTCTTAAAGCACAAG TGGCTGCAAGAGGACGAGGGCGTGGTGGAATGGGAAGGGGAAACATCTTCCAGAAGAGGCGATAA
- the adora2ab gene encoding adenosine A2a receptor b isoform X1 gives MPNLVYIGLELVIACLSVAGNVLVCWSVCLNSNLQSITNFFVVSLAIADIAVGLLAIPFAIAISTGFCANFYGCLFIACFVLVLTQSSIFSLLAIAVDRYIAIKNPLRYNSLVTGKRAKAIIALCWVLSVGIGLTPMFGWNTGWNSNTTATKSQGCPEGMTHCLFEGVVPLDYMVYFNFFGCVLVPLVIMLVIYIHIFMAARRQLRLMSLKVAHVPAPGQKTPSSGSSRSILQKEVHAAKSLAIIVGLFALCWLPVHIINCINHICQGCERPHIWVMNIAIILSHANSVVNPLIYAYRLREFRYTFRKILYQHILGKRDGHVFGVESADGRGVRSTSIMQTSARTSKEDLSCGTMVNSYVLESSAEKTTSNASHESLDSVPNSNTPNGHQKATGTPSEVQHQPGILASSAQEAAASATYLGGATDILELKDRGSCITFVNVQALPLKQNDCSLSSKITEIS, from the exons ATGCCGAATCTGGTCTATATTGGCCTGGAGCTGGTGATTGCTTGCCTGTCTGTGGCTGGGAATGTCCTGGTCTGCTGGTCCGTCTGCCTCAACTCCAACCTGCAGAGCATCACCAACTTCTTTGTAGTGTCACTGGCAATCGCTGATATTGCTGTGGGACTGCTGGCGATTCCCTTCGCTATCGCTATTAG TACTGGTTTCTGTGCAAATTTCTACGGCTGCCTGTTCATCGCTTGCTTCGTCCTCGTGCTCACTCAGAGCTCCATCTTTAGTCTGCTGGCTATTGCTGTGGACCGCTACATCGCAATCAAAAACCCACTCAG GTACAACAGTCTGGTGACAGGGAAGAGGGCAAAGGCCATCATTGCACTGTGCTGGGTTCTTTCAGTGGGCATCGGCCTGACACCGATGTTTGGCTGGAACACAG GTTGGAACTCCAATACCACTGCCACCAAAAGCCAAGGCTGCCCTGAAGGAATGACTCATTGCTTGTTTGAGGGAGTGGTTCCCCTTGACTATATGGTCTATTTCAATTTCTTTGGCTGCGTGCTGGTGCCCTTGGTGATAATGTTGGTCATCTATATCCATATCTTCATGGCAGCCCGCCGACAGCTTCGACTGATGAGCCTCAAAGTTGCACACGTACCTGCTCCCGGACAGAAAACTCCATCTTCTGGCTCATCTCGTTCGATTCTGCAGAAGGAAGTACACGCTGCAAAATCGCTGGCTATTATCGTTGGTTTGTTTGCTCTGTGCTGGCTTCCTGTGCACATTATCAATTGCATCAACCATATTTGCCAGGGCTGTGAGCGCCCACACATCTGGGTGATGAACATTGCAATCATTCTCTCCCATGCCAACTCTGTGGTGAATCCCCTTATCTACGCCTACCGCCTTCGAGAGTTCAGATATACCTTTCGCAAGATTCTCTATCAGCACATCCTGGGAAAGAGGGATGGGCATGTGTTCGGGGTTGAAAGTGCTGATGGCAGAGGTGTAAGGAGCACTAGTATCATGCAGACATCTGCCCGTACGAGTAAAGAGGATTTATCATGTGGCACAATGGTAAATAGTTATGTTCTCGAGTCCAGTGCTGAGAAAACTACATCAAATGCCTCTCATGAGAGTTTAGATTCTGTACCTAACAGTAATACACCCAACGGACACCAAAAAGCAACTGGCACCCCATCAGAAGTACAGCATCAGCCAGGTATCTTGGCATCTTCTGCACAGGAAGCAGCAGCGTCCGCCACATATCTGGGAGGAGCAACAGATATCTTGGAGTTGAAAGACAGAGGAAGCTGCATTACTTTTGTAAATGTACAGGCACTCCCCTTAAAACAGAATGACTGTTCCCTTTCTTCAAAAATCACAGAAATATCATGA
- the adora2ab gene encoding adenosine A2a receptor b isoform X2, translating into MSPQLKQHNQPTHSRSEASLRVSFFLLHRLGAHLQTSPVKYTHCLVCRFKFFPPFLIQFLSPFFFFFKFFGAFNLLNLNLLREQRSSEDVEEKGLPLSIALKIRYNSLVTGKRAKAIIALCWVLSVGIGLTPMFGWNTGWNSNTTATKSQGCPEGMTHCLFEGVVPLDYMVYFNFFGCVLVPLVIMLVIYIHIFMAARRQLRLMSLKVAHVPAPGQKTPSSGSSRSILQKEVHAAKSLAIIVGLFALCWLPVHIINCINHICQGCERPHIWVMNIAIILSHANSVVNPLIYAYRLREFRYTFRKILYQHILGKRDGHVFGVESADGRGVRSTSIMQTSARTSKEDLSCGTMVNSYVLESSAEKTTSNASHESLDSVPNSNTPNGHQKATGTPSEVQHQPGILASSAQEAAASATYLGGATDILELKDRGSCITFVNVQALPLKQNDCSLSSKITEIS; encoded by the exons ATGTCCCCACAACTTAAGCAACATAATCAGCCTACACACTCGAGAAGCGAGGCGAGCCTGCGGGTGAGCTTTTTCCTGTTGCATCGACTCGGTGCTCACCTCCAGACTTCTCCTGTCAAATATACGCACTGCCTCGTCTGCCGGTTTAAATTCTTTCCCCCCTTTTTGATTCAGTTTCTTtcgccatttttttttttttttaaatttttcggcgcatttaatttattaaatttgaatttACTGCGGGAACAGCGATCATCTGAAGACGTGGAGGAAAAGGGGCTTCCTCTCTCAATCGCTCTAAAAATAAG GTACAACAGTCTGGTGACAGGGAAGAGGGCAAAGGCCATCATTGCACTGTGCTGGGTTCTTTCAGTGGGCATCGGCCTGACACCGATGTTTGGCTGGAACACAG GTTGGAACTCCAATACCACTGCCACCAAAAGCCAAGGCTGCCCTGAAGGAATGACTCATTGCTTGTTTGAGGGAGTGGTTCCCCTTGACTATATGGTCTATTTCAATTTCTTTGGCTGCGTGCTGGTGCCCTTGGTGATAATGTTGGTCATCTATATCCATATCTTCATGGCAGCCCGCCGACAGCTTCGACTGATGAGCCTCAAAGTTGCACACGTACCTGCTCCCGGACAGAAAACTCCATCTTCTGGCTCATCTCGTTCGATTCTGCAGAAGGAAGTACACGCTGCAAAATCGCTGGCTATTATCGTTGGTTTGTTTGCTCTGTGCTGGCTTCCTGTGCACATTATCAATTGCATCAACCATATTTGCCAGGGCTGTGAGCGCCCACACATCTGGGTGATGAACATTGCAATCATTCTCTCCCATGCCAACTCTGTGGTGAATCCCCTTATCTACGCCTACCGCCTTCGAGAGTTCAGATATACCTTTCGCAAGATTCTCTATCAGCACATCCTGGGAAAGAGGGATGGGCATGTGTTCGGGGTTGAAAGTGCTGATGGCAGAGGTGTAAGGAGCACTAGTATCATGCAGACATCTGCCCGTACGAGTAAAGAGGATTTATCATGTGGCACAATGGTAAATAGTTATGTTCTCGAGTCCAGTGCTGAGAAAACTACATCAAATGCCTCTCATGAGAGTTTAGATTCTGTACCTAACAGTAATACACCCAACGGACACCAAAAAGCAACTGGCACCCCATCAGAAGTACAGCATCAGCCAGGTATCTTGGCATCTTCTGCACAGGAAGCAGCAGCGTCCGCCACATATCTGGGAGGAGCAACAGATATCTTGGAGTTGAAAGACAGAGGAAGCTGCATTACTTTTGTAAATGTACAGGCACTCCCCTTAAAACAGAATGACTGTTCCCTTTCTTCAAAAATCACAGAAATATCATGA